In a genomic window of Erinaceus europaeus chromosome 12, mEriEur2.1, whole genome shotgun sequence:
- the LOC132541925 gene encoding keratin, type I cytoskeletal 13 — protein sequence MSCRMQSSSASYGGGFGGGSCQLGGGRGVSTCSTRFVSGGSSGGYGGGMSCGFGGGAGSAFGGGCGSGFGGGFGGGFGGSFGGGFGSGFGDFGGGDGGLLSGNEKITMQNLNDRLASYLDKVRALEEANADLEVKIRDWHLKQSPSSPERDYSHYYKTIEELRDKILAATIDNNRVILEIDNARLAADDFRLKYENELTLRQSVEADINGLRRVLDELTLSKTDLEMQIESLNEELAYMKKNHEEEMKEFSNQVVGQVNVEMDATPGIDLTRVLAEMREQYEAMAEKNRRDAEEWFNQRSAELNKEVTSSTEMIQTSKTEITELRRTLQGLEIELQSQLSMKAGLEGTVAETECRYAMQLQQIQGLISSIEAQLSELRSEMECQNQEYKMLLDIKTRLEQEIATYRSLLEGQDAKMTGFTSATTGGISAGSSSSTVNASTTRRPSETNRRN from the exons ATGAGCTGCCGCATGCAGAGCTCCTCTGCCAGCTATGGAGGTGGTTTTGGGGGTGGCTCTTGCCAGCTGGGAGGAGGCCGAGGTGTCTCTACCTGCTCAACCCGGTTTGTCTCTGGAGGATCATCTGGGGGCTACGGGGGAGGCATGAGCTGTGGctttggtggtggtgctggtagTGCTTTTGGGGGTGGCTGTGGAAGTGGCTTTGGAGGTGGTTTCGGAGGTGGCTTCGGAGGCAGCTTTGGTGGGGGCTTTGGCAGTGGCTTTGGTGACTTTGGTGGTGGCGATGGTGGCCTCCTCTCTGGCAATGAGAAGATCACCATGCAGAACCTCAACGACCGCCTGGCCTCCTACCTGGACAAGGTGCGTGCCCTGGAGGAGGCCAACGCCGACCTGGAGGTGAAGATCCGTGACTGGCACCTGAAGCAGAGCCCCTCCAGTCCTGAGCGTGACTACAGCCACTACTACAAGACCATTGAAGAGTTGAGGGACAAG ATCCTGGCGGCCACCATTGATAACAACCGGGTCATCCTGGAGATTGACAATGCCAGACTGGCTGCAGATGACTTCAGGCTCAA GTATGAGAATGAACTGACCCTGCGCCAGAGTGTGGAGGCCGACATCAACGGCCTGCGTAGGGTGCTGGATGAGCTGACTCTGTCCAAAACAGACCTGGAGATGCAGATTGAGAGCTTGAACGAGGAGCTGGCCTACATGAAGAAGAACCATGAGGAG GAGATGAAGGAGTTCAGCAACCAGGTGGTAGGCCAGGTCAACGTGGAGATGGACGCTACCCCAGGCATCGACCTGACCCGTGTGCTGGCTGAGATGAGGGAGCAGTATGAGGCTATGGCAGAGAAGAACCGGCGCGATGCTGAGGAATGGTTCAACCAGAGG AGCGCAGAACTGAACAAGGAGGTGACTTCCAGCACTGAAATGATCCAGACTAGCAAGACAGAGATCACAGAGCTCAGACGCACGCTGCAGGGCCTGGAGATCGAGCTGCAGTCCCAGCTCAGCATG AAAGCTGGCCTGGAGGGCACAGTGGCGGAGACGGAGTGCCGCTACGCCATGCAGCTGCAGCAGATCCAGGGGCTCATCAGCAGCATCGAGGCCCAGCTAAGCGAGCTCCGCAGTGAGATGGAGTGCCAGAACCAGGAGTACAAGATGCTGCTGGACATCAAGACGCGGCTGGAGCAGGAGATCGCCACCTATCGCAGCCTGCTGGAGGGCCAGGACGCCAA gaTGACTGGTTTCACCTCTGCAACCACTGGAGGTATCTCAGCAG GGAGCTCCAGCAGCACCGTTAATGCCTCCACCACTCGCCGTCCTTCTGAAACCAACCGCAGGAATTAA